A single window of Methylobacterium nodulans ORS 2060 DNA harbors:
- a CDS encoding methyl-accepting chemotaxis protein, whose product MRLTRRSRAPQDSFEAVDVLPPEPPRLRPVAPARRSGLDAVDAVEAEIGRAVRGIAGSAAILGAEAAAARAGLAAVGAHLGADPSGIAEDGRRIAEAADALADDATGIGAVLEQAGRHLDHAGESHAQARCAAGALADIADEIARAVDRVAVLAREANLLALHATIEAARLGGAGEGCARMARDAARLSAEGARAGEAIRQLGRRIESGSQAATEATQAAAVAIAGLRPVLATLQAASEGQAGRAGMIAGTARSLAVDAACIDEGARAAIAAADGAARHAAAAEAAAGDLARIGPRIVAAMRQAEIGDRRLHDRYPVDLPAWVGSRGLGRVLDLGAGGLLLAPPAGHAAALGASLALEVRGIGRLGVTVVGISPRGLHCAFAQAEDAACCAPALARIEEAHRPLVAAAQEAAAQVARALEGALAAGRLTRDALFGTAYAPEPGSDPPRFLSPAGPVLEEILPPLLEPLLLADERLVFCIAVDRNGYAPVHNRRFAQAPRPDDPAWTARHSRHRRFHDDAVGLAAARSMRAFLVQLVPDEGRGTPLREVSAPIRVHGRHWGGMRMAYRI is encoded by the coding sequence ATGCGCCTGACCCGCCGCTCCCGCGCTCCGCAGGATTCCTTCGAGGCCGTCGACGTGCTGCCGCCCGAGCCGCCGCGGCTCCGTCCCGTCGCGCCCGCACGGCGCTCCGGCCTCGATGCGGTCGATGCCGTCGAGGCGGAGATCGGCCGCGCGGTCCGGGGCATCGCCGGATCGGCGGCCATCCTCGGCGCCGAGGCGGCGGCGGCGCGGGCCGGCCTCGCGGCCGTCGGCGCCCATCTGGGGGCGGATCCCTCGGGGATCGCGGAGGACGGCCGGCGGATCGCCGAGGCGGCCGACGCGCTGGCGGACGACGCGACCGGGATCGGCGCCGTGCTGGAGCAGGCTGGCCGCCACCTCGACCATGCGGGCGAGAGCCATGCGCAGGCGCGCTGCGCGGCCGGCGCCCTGGCGGACATCGCCGACGAGATCGCCCGCGCGGTCGATCGGGTCGCCGTCCTCGCCCGGGAGGCGAACCTGCTCGCGCTTCATGCCACGATCGAGGCGGCCCGCCTCGGCGGAGCCGGTGAGGGCTGCGCCCGGATGGCCCGGGACGCGGCGCGGCTCTCGGCCGAGGGCGCCCGCGCGGGCGAGGCGATCCGCCAGCTCGGCCGGCGAATCGAGTCCGGGTCGCAGGCCGCCACGGAGGCGACCCAGGCGGCCGCGGTCGCGATTGCGGGTCTGCGCCCCGTGCTCGCGACGCTGCAGGCGGCGAGCGAGGGCCAGGCCGGGCGGGCCGGCATGATCGCTGGAACGGCCCGAAGCCTCGCGGTGGATGCCGCCTGCATCGATGAGGGCGCCCGGGCGGCAATTGCCGCCGCGGACGGGGCCGCGCGCCATGCCGCCGCGGCCGAGGCGGCGGCCGGGGATCTCGCCCGGATCGGCCCCCGGATCGTCGCGGCGATGCGGCAGGCCGAGATCGGCGACCGGCGCCTCCACGACCGCTACCCGGTCGATCTGCCGGCGTGGGTGGGGTCGCGCGGCCTCGGCCGCGTCCTCGATCTCGGGGCGGGCGGCCTGCTGCTGGCGCCCCCTGCGGGGCATGCGGCCGCCCTCGGCGCGTCCCTCGCCCTTGAGGTGCGCGGCATCGGCCGGCTCGGCGTCACCGTGGTGGGGATCAGCCCCCGGGGGCTGCACTGCGCCTTCGCGCAGGCCGAGGATGCCGCGTGCTGTGCGCCGGCGCTCGCCCGGATCGAGGAGGCCCACCGCCCCCTCGTCGCAGCCGCCCAGGAGGCCGCCGCGCAGGTCGCCCGGGCGCTCGAAGGCGCGCTTGCCGCCGGGCGCCTTACCCGCGACGCCCTGTTCGGGACCGCCTACGCGCCGGAGCCCGGCAGCGATCCGCCGCGCTTCCTTAGCCCCGCCGGGCCGGTGCTGGAGGAGATCCTGCCGCCCCTGCTGGAGCCGCTGCTCCTCGCCGACGAGCGCCTCGTCTTCTGCATCGCCGTCGACCGCAACGGCTACGCGCCGGTGCACAACCGCCGCTTCGCGCAAGCCCCCCGCCCGGACGATCCCGCCTGGACCGCCCGCCATTCCCGCCACCGGCGCTTTCACGACGATGCCGTGGGGCTCGCCGCCGCCCGCTCGATGCGCGCCTTCCTCGTGCAGCTGGTTCCGGACGAGGGACGCGGCACACCGCTGCGGGAGGTCTCCGCGCCCATCCGCGTGCACGGCCGGCACTGGGGCGGGATGCGGATGGCCTACCGGATCTAG
- a CDS encoding transporter substrate-binding domain-containing protein: MSRLLSRLLVLVSLAASPVQAAPLPDPVRIATEGGNPPFNYVEDGKPAGFEVDLAEALCKAAGLTCRIVLHQWDGIIRGLEGAEYDAIMASLAITPKRRSRISFSRSYYRIPSSYMARRDDQTGPLDPAALKGRAVGAAAHSPQLAYLEARAPEADIRSFDSVKDAGYDLRLGRLDLVLGDKRELTEILALPDGAACCRLVGDVPPGDPLLGEGVGIGLRKGDDALREAFDRAIAAVIADGTYDRIRAKYLPFDTK; this comes from the coding sequence ATGAGCCGCCTCCTCTCGCGCCTCCTCGTCCTCGTCAGCCTCGCCGCCTCGCCCGTGCAGGCCGCACCGCTGCCGGATCCGGTGCGAATCGCGACCGAAGGCGGGAATCCGCCCTTCAACTACGTCGAGGACGGCAAGCCCGCCGGGTTCGAGGTCGATCTCGCCGAGGCGCTCTGCAAGGCCGCGGGGCTCACCTGCCGGATCGTCCTCCACCAGTGGGACGGGATCATCCGGGGACTCGAAGGGGCCGAGTACGACGCCATCATGGCCTCGCTCGCGATCACGCCGAAACGCCGCTCCCGCATCTCCTTCTCGCGGTCCTACTACCGCATCCCCTCCTCCTACATGGCGCGCCGGGACGACCAGACGGGCCCCCTCGACCCAGCCGCGCTGAAGGGCCGGGCCGTCGGCGCCGCCGCCCATTCGCCACAGCTCGCCTATCTGGAGGCACGGGCGCCGGAGGCAGACATCCGCAGCTTCGATTCGGTGAAGGATGCCGGCTACGACCTGCGCCTGGGCCGGCTCGACCTCGTGCTCGGCGACAAGCGCGAGCTCACGGAGATCCTGGCGCTCCCCGACGGTGCGGCCTGCTGCCGGCTCGTCGGCGACGTGCCGCCGGGCGATCCTCTTCTCGGCGAGGGCGTCGGGATCGGCCTGCGCAAGGGCGACGATGCCCTGCGCGAGGCCTTCGACCGGGCGATCGCCGCCGTGATCGCGGACGGCACCTATGACCGCATCCGGGCGAAGTACCTGCCGTTCGACACGAAGTAG